A single window of Scyliorhinus canicula chromosome 30, sScyCan1.1, whole genome shotgun sequence DNA harbors:
- the bola1 gene encoding bolA-like protein 1, giving the protein MSRPAKLLRSVPFLGSRAATTATSARTMERPVESEIRVKLEQGLAPTHLQVINESHMHAVPAGSETHFKVVVVSERFEGVPLLQRHRMVNEALKQELEVSVHALSIQAKTPRQWGAEPHIDRSPACLGGSKHDRHTVIKQGTVSKD; this is encoded by the coding sequence ATGAGCCGCCCGGCGAAGCTGCTTCGTTCTGTGCCATTCCTCGGCTCGAGAGCGGCGACGACAGCGACATCAGCCCGGACCATGGAGAGGCCAGTGGAGAGTGAAATCCGCGTCAAGCTGGAGCAGGGCCTGGCACCCACGCACCTGCAGGTCATCAATGAGAGCCACATGCACGCAGTGCCCGCGGGCTCGGAGACCCACTTCAAAGTGGTGGTGGTCAGCGAGAGGTTTGAGGGGGTGCCCCTGCTGCAGCGGCATCGGATGGTCAACGAGGCCCTGAAGCAGGAGCTGGAGGTTAGCGTGCACGCCCTCTCCATCCAGGCCAAAACCCCTCGGCAGTGGGGAGCCGAGCCTCACATTGACAGGAGCCCAGCCTGTCTGGGAGGGTCGAAACACGACCGGCACACGGTGATTAAACAGGGAACAGTTTCAAAAGACTGA